One region of Salvia miltiorrhiza cultivar Shanhuang (shh) chromosome 3, IMPLAD_Smil_shh, whole genome shotgun sequence genomic DNA includes:
- the LOC131018993 gene encoding uncharacterized protein LOC131018993, which translates to MPTASKRSNYYPTETVLICRLYCEHTHDSVVGADQKGAKFWGSICAEYNAKRPEGSISRDVTQIKSHFQRVSKDTKRFEAMHKKCHDQWKSGMSDIQILEQAEAMWLAEYRVPFRYSHAWKILRESKKFSSLGGDVHSDVHSDKRSKGSDGLPTTTSSDASISTRPQGQKAAKRDKRKG; encoded by the exons ATGCCGACGGCATCCAAACGTAGCAACTATTATCCGACAGAAACGGTGCTAATTTGCCGTTTGTATTGCGAGCACACCCACGACTCTGTGGTGGGTGCCGATCAAAAAGGGGCGAAGTTTTGGGGCTCCATCTGCGCCGAGTACAACGCTAAAAGGCCCGAAGGATCTATTTCACGCGACGTCacgcaaatcaaatctcactttcaacgGGTGTCGAAGGATACGAAGAGGTTTGaggccatgcacaaaaaatgCCATGATCAATGGAAATCAGGCATGAGTGATATTCAAATCCTGGAGCAAGCAGAGGCAATGTGGCTAGCCGAGTACCGTGTTCCGTTCCGGTATTCGCATGCATGGAAGATCTTGCGCGAGTCGAAGAAATTTTCAAGTCTCGGCGGGGATGTTCACTCCGATGTCCATTCGGACAAACGATCAAAGGGGTCCGACGGTCTTCCAACAACGACTTCTAGTGACGCCTCTATCTCCACccggccccaaggccaaaaggcgGCCAAGCGAGACAAGCGcaaag GTTAA
- the LOC131014406 gene encoding histone H3.2 yields MARTKQTARKSTGGKAPRKQLATKAARKSAPATGGVKKPHRFRPGTVALREIRKYQKSTELLIRKLPFQRLVREIAQDFKTDLRFQSSAVAALQEAAEAYLVGLFEDTNLCAIHAKRVTIMPKDIQLARRIRGERA; encoded by the coding sequence ATGGCTCGCACCAAGCAAACTGCTCGCAAGTCCACCGGTGGCAAGGCGCCGAGGAAGCAGCTCGCCACCAAGGCTGCGAGGAAGTCCGCCCCTGCcaccggcggcgtgaagaagccccACCGCTTCCGCCCTGGGACCGTTGCGCTTCGTGAGATCAGGAAGTACCAGAAGTCGACGGAGCTCCTGATCCGCAAGCTGCCGTTCCAGCGCCTCGTGCGGGAAATCGCGCAGGATTTCAAGACGGATCTGAGGTTCCAGAGCTCCGCTGTGGCGGCGCTGCAGGAGGCGGCGGAGGCCTACCTGGTTGGGCTCTTCGAAGATACCAACCTCTGCGCCATTCACGCCAAGAGGGTGACCATTATGCCCAAGGACATTCAGCTCGCTAGGAGGATCAGGGGAGAGCGCGCTTAG
- the LOC131014407 gene encoding putative glycerol-3-phosphate transporter 1 produces MGSTGEPAPEIKYSKPLGIRFVEYVKGSAISYKTHQAIVLIITFFAYLAYHATRKTTSVVKSALDPQSPDVALQLQSIFFWRRADSHKPLERPRNSLALGVGAGWAPFNGSDGTALLGELDVAFLFVYATGMFFSGHVGDRMDLRVFLTIGMVGTGLFTALYGVGYWANIHMFYYYLIVQMLAGLFQSTGWPSVVAVVGNWFGKKKRGLIMGIWNAHTSLGNITGSVVASVLLKYGWGWSMVVPGFGIVFVGLVLFFFLPVSPDAVGANIDDHDLSSPKKEGDELAVPLLNINSDHRNAVGFLEAWRIPGVASFSLCLFFSKLVAYTFLYWLPFYISHTAIEGRYLSNEESGNLSTLFDVGGVVGGILAGHISDRLDARAITAASFMYCAIPALFFYRNYGHVSMTLNIILMLITGMFVNGPYALITTAVSADLGTHSSLKGNSRALATVTAIIDGTGSIGAAVGPLLTGYISTNSWSAVFTMLMGAALIAGLLLTKLVMAEVASKIQGARTHELPRSTPSELEV; encoded by the exons ATGGGTTCAACTGGAGAGCCTGCCCCAGAAATAAAATACAGCAAGCCCCTAGGAATACGATTTGTGGAGTACGTTAAAGGATCAGCCATCTCGTACAAGACTCATCAAGCCATTGTCCTAATAATAACATTCTTCGCATACTTGGCCTACCATGCTACAAGGAAAACTACCAGTGTGGTGAAAAGTGCTCTTGATCCACAATCCCCTGATGTAGCCTTGCAATTGCAATCTATCTTCTTTTGGAGACGGGCTGATTCTCACAAGCCGCTAGAAAGACCTAGGAATTCATTGGCTCTTGGAGTTGGAGCTGGTTGGGCTCCCTTTAATGGTTCTGATGGAACGGCATTGCTTGGGGAGCTTGATGTGGCTTTTCTGTTTGTATATGCTACAGGGATGTTCTTTTCTGGACATGTGGGAGATAGGATGGATCTTAGAGTATTTCTAACCATAGGAATGGTTGGAACCGGTTTGTTTACTGCCCTTTATGGAGTTGGATACTGGGCAAATATACACATGTTCTATTACTATTTGATTGTCCAAATGCTTGCCGGATTATTCCAATCAACTGGATGGCCGTCAGTGGTTGCggttgttggaaattggtttgGGAAAAAGAAAAGGGGACTTATAATGGGTATATGGAATGCTCATACTTCTCTTGGTAACATTACAGGTAGTGTAGTTGCTTCAGTATTGTTGAAGTATGGCTGGGGTTGGTCCATGGTTGTTCCTGGTTTTGGTATTGTGTTTGTTGGCTTGGTGCTATTCTTTTTCTTACCAGTTAGCCCTGATGCTGTTGGAGCTAATATTGATGATCACGATTTGTCATCTCCCAAGAAAGAAGGGGATGAATTAGCAGTACCATTGTTGAACATAAACTCGGATCACAGAAATGCTGTGGGATTCCTAGAAGCATGGAGAATTCCTGGGGTTGCTTCTTTTTCCCTTTGCCTTTTCTTTTCTAAATTGGTGGCCTACACATTCCTCTACTGGCTCCCGTTTTATATTAGTCATACAG CCATTGAGGGGAGGTACTTATCAAACGAGGAGTCTGGTAACTTGTCTACATTGTTTGACGTTGGAGGGGTGGTTGGTGGAATCCTGGCAGGCCACATTTCTGATCGTTTAGATGCAAGAGCCATAACAGCAGCAAGTTTCATGTACTGTGCCATACCGGCTCTCTTCTTTTACAGAAACTACGGGCACGTGTCCATGACTCTAAACATCATACTCATGCTGATCACCGGAATGTTTGTGAATGGGCCATACGCTCTTATAACAACTGCAGTATCTGCTGATCTGGGAACACACAGCTCATTGAAGGGAAACTCAAGGGCTCTAGCCACGGTTACTGCTATAATTGATGGAACAGGATCAATCGGTGCTGCTGTTGGGCCATTGCTAACAGGATATATATCAACTAATAGCTGGAGTGCAGTTTTTACAATGCTAATGGGTGCAGCTCTTATAGCTGGTTTGCTTCTCACGAAGCTCGTTATGGCTGAGGTGGCTTCGAAGATTCAAGGTGCAAGGACACACGAGCTTCCTAGGTCAACACCTTCTGAATTGGAGGTATGA